A segment of the Acidimicrobiales bacterium genome:
CGCGCTGCTCCTGCCGCTCCACGACCCGGTCCGCGTCGCCGAGGACATCGCGGTGCTCGACCGGATCAGCGGCGGCCGGGTCTCGTACGTGATGGGCCTCGGGTATCGCCGCGAGGAGTACGACCTCTACGGCGTTCCGTGGGAAGGCAGAGGCGAGCGCTTCGAGGAGCACCTCGGCGTGCTGCTCACGGCACTGCGTGACGGCGCCGTCGACGTCGCCGGGAGGCGCGGCGACGTCACTCCGCCCGTCGATGATGCGACGCGGCTGGTGGCGTGCGGCGGCCGGACGAAGAGGGCGGCCCGGCGGGCGGCGCGCCTCGGGCTCGACTTCGTGGCCCAGACCCACGACGTGTCGCTCGAGGAGGCGTACCGATCGGCTGCCGCCGAGCACGGTGTCGAGCCCGGCACCGTCGTGCTGCCCAGCGGCGACACGCCGTACGCCCTGTTCGTCGCCGACGACGTCGACCGCGCCTGGGCGGAGCTCGGGCCCCACCTCCTGCACGACGCCACGACGTACGCGTCGTGGAACCCGGGCGATCGGACGCTGTCGTTGTCGCCGGCCTCGACGGTCGACGAGCTCCGCGACGCCGGAGGCTCGCACCGGATCGTCGACGTCGCCGGCGCCGTCGAGCTGCTCCGTCGCGACGGCTACCTGGCCCTGCACCCGCTGTGTGGCGGCATCCCACCCGACGTGGCCTGGCCGTACGTCGAACGGGTCGCCACCGAGGTGCTTCCCGCCGTGGCGGAGAGATCGGAGGAAGCGATATGAGGGTCAGGCGTCTGAACCGCGTCGAGCTGCTGCTGCCCGGCGAGGACATCCCCGCTGCCGCGAGGGCATTCAACGACCTCCTCGGCGGGCACCTTCCGCCTCCCGAGGAGGTGCCGGGCCAGCAGGTCGTGACCACGGCCGACTATGCGCTCGGCATCGAGCTCTACGGCCCGAGCAGCCCCGCCAGCCCACGGAGCTCGTCGTTCGACGACAAGCCGCGGCGCGGCGCCGTCGGCCCCCTGGTCTGGGAGGTCGACGACCTCGACGCCGCCAAGGCGGAGGTCGTGGCGAAGGGACATCGGATCCGGTTCGAGTTCGGTGCGCCGGGCGTCCGCCAGCTGCACCTCGACGCCGACCAGCTCTTCGGCTACGGCGTGACGTTCACGGAACGTCGCAGCGAGGGAGTGGGCGAGGCCCCGACCCACGTGCGCCGCTTCCAGCGGGTCGAGCTGCTGGTCGCGGGCAGCGACATCGACGCGGCCCGCGACGCCTTCAACGACGTCCTGGGCGCCGACATCCCGCCGGTCCAACGGCTCGACGACGTGGACGTCCTCACGACGTGGGACCTCGCCGTCGGCATCGAGCTCTTCGGCCCGGCCAGCCCGACCAGTCGCGTCCAGCCGCACGTCGAGCGGAAGGGCCGTGGCGCCATCGGGCCGCTCGTGTGGGAGGTCGACGACCTCGACGCCGCGACGGCCCGGGCGGTGGAGGCGGGGTACCGGGTGCAGTACGAGTTCGGTGAGCCCGGCCACCGCCAGGTTCACTTCGACGACGCGCAGCTGTTCGGCTACGGCGTCACGTTCACAGAGCGACACGCCGGATGAGGGGAGCAGGATGACCCGATCGAGCTCGACCGATTCGCATGTGTACTGGGATCCCTACGACGAGGCGCTCGACGACGACCCGTATCCGGTGTGGAAGCGCATGCGCGACGAGGCCCCGGTGTACCGCAACGACACGCTCGACTTCTGGGCGCTGAGCCGGTTCGACGACATCGAGGTGGCCCACAAGGACACCGCCACGTTCAGCTCGGCCCGGGGCACGGTGCTGGAGCGGATGGGCCCCGAATCCGAGGGCTCGGGGATGATGATCTTCGTCGACCCGCCCGACCACACGGAGCTCCGGGCGCTGGTGTCGAGGGCGTTCACACCTCGCCGGGTGAGCGCCATCGAGGACCGTGTGCGCGCGATCTGCGCCGAGCTGCTCGACCCCCACGTCCGCGGCACCGGGTTCGACTACGTCCAGGACTTCGCCACCCAGCTGCCCTCGCGGGTGATCTCCTCGCTCGTGGGCCTGCCGCCCGAGGACCAGGAGCCGACACGCCGGCTCGTCGACGGCATGTTCCACATCGAGCCCGGCGTCGGAATGGTCAACGACACGAGCGCGACGGCGGCGCTCGAGCTGATCGTGTACCTCGGCGATCTCGTCACCAGGCGGGCCGCCGACCCCCAGGACGATCTGGTCAGCGCGCTGGTCCAGGCCGAGGTGACCGACGAGGACGGCACCCGTCGCCGGCTCACGCCGGACGAGTGCACGAGCTTCACCCTGCTGCTCTACACCGCGGGCACCGAGACGGTGGCCAAGCTGCTCGGCAACGCGGCCGTCGTGCTCGCCGGCCACCCCGACCAACGCGCCGACCTCGTGAGGGAGGCCGAGGCGATCCCGAACGCGGTCGAGGAGCTGCTGAGGTTCGAGCCGCCCTCGCCGGTGAACGGCCGCTGGACCGCACGTGACGTCGAGCTCCACGGTGTCGTGATCCCGAAGGGTTCCAAGGTGCTGTTGCTCACCGGCAGCGCGGGGCGCGACGAGCGTGCCTTCGCCGACCCCGACCGGTTCGACATCCGCCGGTCGATGCGCCACCACCTGACGTTCGGCTACGGGATCCACTTCTGCATCGGCGCCGCCCTCGCCCGCCTCGAGGGCCGCATCGCCCTCGAGGAGACGTTGCGCCGGTTCCCGGAGTGGGCCGTCGACCCCGCCGGCGTCGAACGCGTCCACACCAGCACCGTGCGCGGCTACCGCCGCGTGCCGATCCGCCTCCCCATCAGCCCGTGATCGCCCGGCCTCGAGGAGTCTGAACGTCGACCACCCGGGGTAGGGAAGCCGGTTGACTACG
Coding sequences within it:
- a CDS encoding LLM class flavin-dependent oxidoreductase, which produces MYALRFDLRTPDHSRAAASYAAALDMAAWGERNGCVAVTVSEHHGSADGYLPSPLLVAAAIAARTSSLRIRVAALLLPLHDPVRVAEDIAVLDRISGGRVSYVMGLGYRREEYDLYGVPWEGRGERFEEHLGVLLTALRDGAVDVAGRRGDVTPPVDDATRLVACGGRTKRAARRAARLGLDFVAQTHDVSLEEAYRSAAAEHGVEPGTVVLPSGDTPYALFVADDVDRAWAELGPHLLHDATTYASWNPGDRTLSLSPASTVDELRDAGGSHRIVDVAGAVELLRRDGYLALHPLCGGIPPDVAWPYVERVATEVLPAVAERSEEAI
- a CDS encoding VOC family protein, which encodes MRVRRLNRVELLLPGEDIPAAARAFNDLLGGHLPPPEEVPGQQVVTTADYALGIELYGPSSPASPRSSSFDDKPRRGAVGPLVWEVDDLDAAKAEVVAKGHRIRFEFGAPGVRQLHLDADQLFGYGVTFTERRSEGVGEAPTHVRRFQRVELLVAGSDIDAARDAFNDVLGADIPPVQRLDDVDVLTTWDLAVGIELFGPASPTSRVQPHVERKGRGAIGPLVWEVDDLDAATARAVEAGYRVQYEFGEPGHRQVHFDDAQLFGYGVTFTERHAG
- a CDS encoding cytochrome P450 — its product is MTRSSSTDSHVYWDPYDEALDDDPYPVWKRMRDEAPVYRNDTLDFWALSRFDDIEVAHKDTATFSSARGTVLERMGPESEGSGMMIFVDPPDHTELRALVSRAFTPRRVSAIEDRVRAICAELLDPHVRGTGFDYVQDFATQLPSRVISSLVGLPPEDQEPTRRLVDGMFHIEPGVGMVNDTSATAALELIVYLGDLVTRRAADPQDDLVSALVQAEVTDEDGTRRRLTPDECTSFTLLLYTAGTETVAKLLGNAAVVLAGHPDQRADLVREAEAIPNAVEELLRFEPPSPVNGRWTARDVELHGVVIPKGSKVLLLTGSAGRDERAFADPDRFDIRRSMRHHLTFGYGIHFCIGAALARLEGRIALEETLRRFPEWAVDPAGVERVHTSTVRGYRRVPIRLPISP